In the genome of Gloeotrichia echinulata CP02, one region contains:
- a CDS encoding ATP-binding cassette domain-containing protein — protein MLLQEPVVSIKNLQHYLGKGALRKRVLSDINFEIQRGEFIILTGPSGSGKTTLLTLIGALRTIQSGSIKVFEHELYQTSNYQLVQVRRKIGYIFQSNNLLPFLTAVQNVLTSIFLHKEISKAEAYDRAVDMLESVGLGKYLNSYPRNLSGGQQQRVAIARALAPSPKLILADEPTAALDKKTGRDVIELMLTLTKQINCTILLITHDSRILDVAERIIYMEDGNLINTNVSFNDNINALNE, from the coding sequence ATGCTTTTGCAAGAACCAGTAGTATCGATCAAAAACCTTCAACATTATCTAGGAAAAGGTGCACTAAGAAAACGAGTATTATCGGATATAAATTTCGAGATACAGCGGGGAGAATTTATAATTCTAACTGGTCCTTCAGGTTCAGGAAAGACAACATTACTAACGCTAATTGGTGCTTTACGTACTATTCAAAGTGGTAGCATTAAGGTTTTTGAACATGAATTATATCAAACTAGCAACTATCAGTTAGTTCAAGTGCGACGAAAAATAGGCTACATTTTTCAGAGTAACAACCTCTTACCATTTTTAACTGCTGTTCAAAATGTATTAACATCTATTTTTCTGCACAAAGAAATTTCTAAGGCTGAAGCTTATGATAGGGCGGTTGATATGTTAGAATCTGTTGGTCTAGGCAAGTATTTAAACTCTTACCCTCGTAATCTATCAGGAGGACAACAACAGCGGGTTGCAATTGCCAGAGCTTTAGCCCCTAGTCCTAAATTGATTTTGGCAGATGAACCAACTGCTGCATTAGATAAAAAAACTGGTCGTGATGTAATTGAGTTAATGCTGACTTTAACTAAACAAATAAATTGTACAATTTTGCTAATAACTCACGATAGTCGAATTCTAGATGTGGCTGAACGAATTATTTATATGGAAGATGGTAATTTAATTAATACGAATGTTAGTTTTAATGATAATATTAATGCTTTAAATGAATAA
- a CDS encoding thioesterase II family protein, with protein MANSQETNRWIGHRKINLQARMRLFCFPYAGGSALSFSTWADKLPHFIEVFPIEMPGRGVRLNEPPFNQISPLVAEISYAIHSYLDIPFAFFGHSLGALISFELARFVRKTYALNPVHLFVSGRGAPQIIEHYKIHHLSDAEFLEALHRFNGTPKKVLESAELMQLLLPTLRADLMINESYTYTVEPPLDCPITAFGGLQDPLVNRDDMEAWREHTLSSFSLHLLPGDHFFINTAQYFLLQLISKTGIA; from the coding sequence ATGGCAAATTCACAAGAAACGAATAGATGGATTGGACATCGGAAAATTAACTTACAAGCGCGTATGCGTCTTTTCTGTTTTCCTTACGCAGGTGGTAGCGCCCTAAGCTTTAGTACTTGGGCAGATAAATTACCACACTTTATTGAGGTTTTTCCTATTGAGATGCCAGGACGAGGAGTTCGTTTGAATGAGCCTCCTTTTAATCAAATCTCACCACTTGTTGCGGAAATTTCTTATGCTATACATTCTTACTTAGATATCCCTTTTGCTTTCTTTGGTCATAGTCTAGGTGCCTTAATCAGCTTTGAACTAGCTCGTTTCGTTCGTAAGACCTATGCCCTAAATCCAGTTCACCTTTTTGTCTCCGGTCGTGGCGCACCTCAAATAATAGAACACTATAAAATACATCATTTGTCTGATGCTGAATTTTTAGAAGCACTGCATAGATTCAATGGGACTCCGAAAAAAGTATTAGAATCTGCTGAATTGATGCAGTTGCTGCTCCCCACCCTACGAGCAGATTTGATGATCAATGAATCCTACACTTACACCGTAGAACCTCCGCTAGATTGTCCAATTACTGCTTTCGGAGGTTTACAAGATCCATTGGTTAATCGTGATGATATGGAAGCTTGGAGAGAACATACACTGAGTTCCTTTTCATTGCATCTGCTTCCTGGTGATCACTTTTTTATTAATACTGCACAGTACTTTCTTCTGCAACTTATTAGCAAAACTGGCATTGCATAA
- a CDS encoding 2TM domain-containing protein, translated as MTYHSEEVQQILQIALTQKKEKEFSREQLIEIASELGISTEELQSAEQEWSIQLTKGQRQHMLNTHERKKFKSHLTNFIAVNVFLVLLNLVISPSYFWAIFPLLGWGLSLFFHGWKVYRKGSS; from the coding sequence ATGACCTACCATTCAGAAGAAGTGCAACAGATTTTGCAGATAGCATTGACTCAAAAAAAGGAGAAAGAATTTTCACGAGAACAGCTTATAGAGATAGCATCAGAATTGGGTATCTCAACAGAAGAACTCCAATCGGCTGAACAAGAATGGTCCATACAGCTAACAAAAGGGCAAAGGCAACATATGCTGAATACCCACGAACGTAAAAAATTTAAATCTCACCTGACTAATTTTATTGCAGTTAATGTTTTTTTAGTCTTGTTAAACTTGGTAATAAGTCCTTCATATTTTTGGGCAATCTTTCCACTACTAGGTTGGGGCTTGAGTTTGTTTTTTCATGGTTGGAAGGTTTATCGAAAAGGTTCTTCATAA